The Aedes aegypti strain LVP_AGWG chromosome 3, AaegL5.0 Primary Assembly, whole genome shotgun sequence genome contains a region encoding:
- the LOC5568150 gene encoding asparagine--tRNA ligase, cytoplasmic, with the protein MENLTIQEIYTSDARGSDEIGDGTAEKPFKTILQAMRHAGKEPFPTIYVDAKDEKAESPFEVAAKSQLKKIQKLWVRDSLKSSEKQKREAEDAKKREQNLEEARKIVIKEDPSWTPAKRIKIVKGSENRDIRVKINGWVHRLRRQGKGLMFITLRDGTGFLQCVLNDLMCQTYNALVLSTESAVQLFGTLKEVPEGKSAPGGHELHVDYWELIGLAPAGGADTILNEDAHPDVQLDNRHIMIRGENTSKILKMRDVIMDAFRAHYHDRGYTEVTPPTLVQTQVEGGSTLFKLNYFGEEAYLTQSSQLYLETCLPALGDVYCIAQSYRAEQSRTRRHLAEYSHVEAECPFISFDDLLDRLEDLVVDVVDRVLKSPWGHIVKELNPDFVPPKTPFRRMNYADAIVWLKENNVTKEDGTFYEFGEDIPEGPERKMTDTINEPIMLCRFPAEIKSFYMAKCPEDRRLTESVDVLLPNVGEIVGGSMRSWDHEELMEGYKREGIDPKPYYWYIDQRVYGSQPHGGYGLGLERFMCWLLNRYHIREVCLYPRFLDRCKP; encoded by the exons aggAAATATACACTTCGGACGCCCGTGGAAGCGACGAGATCGGCGATGGCACCGCCGAGAAGCCCTTCAAGACGATCCTACAGGCGATGCGTCACGCCGGCAAGGAACCATTCCCAACCATCTACGTCGATGCCAAGGACGAGAAGGCGGAATCTCCGTTCGAGGTAGCGGCCAAGTCCCAGCTCAAAAAGATCCAGAAGCTGTGGGTCCGCGATAGCTTAAAGTCCAGCGAAAAGCAGAAGCGCGAAGCGGAGGACGCCAAGAAGCGTGAGCAAAACCTGGAGGAGGCGAGGAAGATCGTCATCAAGGAAGATCCATCGTGGACGCCGGCCAAAAGGATCAAGATCGTCAAGGGCAGCGAGAACCGCGACATTCGAGTTAAGATCAACGGTTGGGTGCATCGGTTGAGAAGGCAAGGAAAGGGACTGATGTTCATTACGCTCCGTGATGGAACCGGTTTCCTGCAGTGCGTTTTGAACGATCTGATGTGCCAAACCTACAACGCTTTGGTTCTATCAACGGAGTCTGCCGTGCAGCTCTTCGGTACCCTGAAGGAAGTCCCGGAAGGCAAAAGTGCCCCTGGAGGACACGAGCTCCATGTGGATTACTGGGAGCTGATTGGTCTGGCACCGGCTGGCGGCGCCGATACGATTTTGAACGAGGATGCCCATCCGGATGTACAGCTGGACAACCGTCACATTATGATTCGTGGTGAGAACACTTCCAAGATTCTTAAAATGCGTGATGTGATTATGGACGCCTTCCGTGCGCATTACCATGATCGTGGCTATACGGAGGTCACTCCACCAACGCTGGTGCAAACTCAAGTCGAGGGAGGTTCCACACTCTTCAAGCTCAACTACTTTGG CGAGGAAGCCTACTTGACGCAAAGTTCCCAGCTGTACCTGGAAACATGTCTGCCAGCGCTAGGTGATGTCTACTGTATTGCCCAAAGTTATCGTGCCGAGCAGAGCCGCACTCGTCGTCACTTGGCCGAATACAGCCACGTTGAAGCCGAGTGCCCATTCATCTCGTTCGATGACTTGTTGGATCGTTTGGAAGATTTGGTGGTTGATGTCGTAGATCGGGTCCTTAAGTCGCCATGGGGCCATATCGTTAAAGAACTCAACCCCGATTTCGTTCcaccgaagacaccattccgtCGCATGAACTATGCCGATGCGATCGTCTGGCTGAAGGAGAACAACGTTACCAAGGAGGATGGAACTTTCTACGAATTCGGAGAAGATATCCCGGAAGGACCGGAGCGGAAAATGACCGATACTATTAACGAACCGATTATGCTGTGCCGTTTCCCGGCCGAAATCAAGTCCTTCTATATGGCTAAGTGCCCGGAGGACCGAAGGCTGACCGAGAGCGTTGACGTTCTGCTGCCGAATGTCGGAGAAATCGTCGGAGGATCTATGAGGTCCTGGGATCACGAAGAACTGATGGAGGGCTACAAGCGCGAAGGAATTGACCCCAAGCCGTACTACTGGTATATTGATCAGCGTGTCTACGGATCGCAACCCCATGGAGGATATGGATTGGGCTTGGAGCGTTTCATGTGCTGGTTGTTGAACAGATACCACATCCGCGAGGTATGTCTTTATCCCCGTTTCTTGGACAGATGCAAACCCTAA